A region of the Acidobacteriota bacterium genome:
CGTAAGCGAAAAGGCCGACCCAGATCATGAGGGTCACCACCATGATGCCCATGAGGTCAGTCATTTACAGCACCTCCTGACGGCGCCGCTGCCGAACCGCTTCGATCCGGCAGCCGATAGTATATAACCAAATGTACAACCCCGTAAATCCCACCAGAGAGGCCATGAGAACCTGCGTGTAGCGAGAATCGAACTCATTGGAACCACGAGTGTTAATGATTGTGTCGGGGTGCAATGACCAGTAGATTCGTGGCACGACGAAGACCAGAAACGGCACCGTGACAAAGGCCAGAATCGCGTAAACCGCCGACAAACTGGCACGTCTCTCTGGGTCATCGATCGCCCCCCGAAGCGCCAGGTACGCGGCGTAGATCAGCAGCAAGATGGTAATCGATGTCTGTCGCGGATCCCAATTCCAGTACGCGTTCCACATGAT
Encoded here:
- a CDS encoding CcmD family protein — its product is MTDLMGIMVVTLMIWVGLFAYVYRLDRKVSRLED
- a CDS encoding cytochrome c biogenesis protein — its product is MRVSDVMKWVLLAWLSVVIVAAFFYVQPAEGFIGESSRIVFFHVPMAWIAVLAFLVSCITSVMYLRRRKPIDDIRASVSAGLGLLFAVLATTTGAVFARIMWNAYWNWDPRQTSITILLLIYAAYLALRGAIDDPERRASLSAVYAILAFVTVPFLVFVVPRIYWSLHPDTIINTRGSNEFDSRYTQVLMASLVGFTGLYIWLYTIGCRIEAVRQRRRQEVL